One stretch of Zerene cesonia ecotype Mississippi chromosome 20, Zerene_cesonia_1.1, whole genome shotgun sequence DNA includes these proteins:
- the LOC119835328 gene encoding filamentous growth regulator 23-like: MTDIPATSTESRPTLETSVSTEKPKLEYTLAEELTESATSIPVTDIPDASTGSHKPVSTVSDLSQEMYPSTTKKNYEISEATEKVTYSITEEIVTDKILDTPELDDSQKVTDMSGELNPTTLSYKNDEKENTVSNEVEFSITTESHDLRDTPETISSTTSSMIEVVTDQKIEAITDISHVKDKETEAPMSLVTDSHSMSTSHETTTESVQKVTVIESNINVQTETQIDHKTSPDTTLLEEPVTTQQSETVDKETSYKYTTEYKYPTPATQSFGIITTTEGELSTKLITTNPQSPTETPFLISTEHELEKETAETTQEIKDSFISTTTEKLQQEDATTQKMYEISETAKVTESSTEFDKVGTEKEEAPSTDQSIPIISEQETRDTPTDESVTESYEMKDVTSIIQETTKNPQYLTTLIADEISKDVTEEVLHHTTESSLELSTQPHIDKEQATITVEIATTIKPDLIHSTSSSDNELAEVPEISTKTPESIFDSSSTEDNVSDRHTTEINNLPTNNMLPDDFKTEMYQETQTKEPSASEDEKPTVPEKEVHVDKSDNRADYTTELNLLEKQTAPDEKFVTKVSEESTILDKIEPKPTLSDTMTTTVENIPDGKVTELETTTETKYKFSETTPYFVELEEHTHQIIEETTVIPVGEVSTVETTDIKSTERGDQLFTEIPHEESETEKLNEATSVEFLETQSTTSQSIDKTNEQKYPTTASGSQFDITTISAILSQKDTPSDEKPVNLDEKTTISPVPNIMQNEERITMIPEDAEKPTSYFDSNIPITTEKSHDLADIPVETKIPAEDSRTTKLPTSEIAYEPTTVTPVITSTPDDVYKSTSSVTTKPITSKPIIPSDLQPTEDVPTPEFPQTGYDQEPDYGEEDQAFGPGTCRYGGKVYVSAQQIPRDDPCDFCFCFRSDIICLQQSCPPPIHGCHEEPIQGFCCPRYECPVSMATTVNVTTTTTTTTTTLPPHFLPHAYKGTAQRKGCHIQGRTYKVGEVVRASSGPCLHCTCGGDGQMKCDPKACTPEPMLRQMIAAAVSARRRR, from the exons ATGACTGATATACCCGCTACGTCTACAGAAAGTAGACCCACCCTCGAGACATCTGTGTCAACAGAAAAACCTAAATTAGAATATACATTGGCAGAGGAATTGACAGAATCTGCTACAAGCATACCTGTAACAGATATTCCGGATGCCTCTACTGGTAGTCATAAGCCTGTAAGCACTGTTTCAGATTTATCTCAAGAAATGTATCCTAGCACTACTAAGAAAAATTATGAGATTTCTGAAGCGACTGAGAAAGTAACCTATTCCATCACCGAAGAAATCGTTACCGATAAAATACTAGATACACCTGAGTTAGATGATTCCCAAAAGGTAACTGACATGTCTGGTGAATTAAATCCGACGACTTTATCATATAAGAatgatgaaaaagaaaatacggTATCTAATGAAGTTGAATTCTCAATTACGACTGAAAGTCATGATTTACGTGATACGCCAGAAACGATATCATCGACAACGTCCAGTATGATTGAAGTTGTAACAGACCAAAAAATAGAAGCAATTACAGATATTTCCCACGTAAAGGACAAAGAAACGGAAGCTCCAATGTCACTTGTGACCGATTCACACAGCATGTCTACATCACATGAAACTACAACAGAAAGCGTACAAAAAGTAACAGTTATAGAATCAAACATAAATGTACAGACTGAAACGCAAATTGATCATAAGACATCCCCGGATACTACATTATTAGAGGAACCAGTTACTACCCAACAAAGTGAGACGGTAGATAAAGAAACATCTTATAAATACACaactgaatataaatatccCACACCAGCGACGCAGTCTTTCGGTATTATTACAACAACGGAAGGTGAACTAAgtactaaattaattacaacaaaCCCTCAAAGTCCCACAGAAACTCCATTTTTAATTAGCACTGAACATGAATTAGAAAAGGAAACTGCGGAAACAACACAAGAGATAAAAGATTCCTTCATATCTACAACCACTGAAAAACTTCAACAAGAAGATGCAACTacacaaaaaatgtatgaaatatctGAAACCGCAAAGGTAACTGAATCAAGTACTGAATTTGATAAAGTAGGTACAGAAAAAGAAGAAGCACCTTCTACTGATCAATCCATTCCGATTATATCTGAGCAAGAGACACGTGACACTCCCACAGATGAAAGTGTTACTGAAAGTTACGAAATGAAGGACGTTACTTCCATTATACAAGAAACAACTAAAAATCCTCAATATTTAACAACTCTTATAGCGGACGAAATTTCAAAGGATGTCACTGAAGAAGTTTTACATCACACGACGGAATCATCTTTAGAACTATCTACACAACCTCATATTGATAAGGAGCAAGCAACAATTACGGTGGAAATTGCAACAACAATAAAACCTGATCTTATTCATTCGACATCTTCATCAGATAACGAACTAGCAGAAGTACCTGAAATATCAACTAAAACACCTGAGAGTATTTTCGATTCGTCTAGTACCGAGGACAATGTTTCAGATAGGCAtacaacagaaataaataatttaccaaCCAATAACATGTTACCCGATGATTTTAAGACAGAAATGTACCAGGAAACACAAACAAAGGAACCTTCTGCCTCCGAAGATGAAAAACCTACAGTTCCTGAAAAAGAAGTGCATGTTGATAAATCAGACAACAGAGCTGATTATACTACTGAATTAAACTTACTTGAAAAACAAACGGCCCCAGACGAAAAATTTGTTACTAAAGTATCCGAAGAAAGCACTATTCTGGATAAAATAGAACCTAAACCCACATTGTCGGATACTATGACAACCACCGTAGAAAATATACCAGATGGTAAAGTAACAGAATTGGAAACAACAAcagaaactaaatataaattctcagAAACTACTCCATACTTTGTGGAATTAGAAGAGCACACGCATCAAATTATTGAAGAAACCACTGTTATTCCTGTAGGTGAAGTTTCTACAGTTGAAACAACAGATATAAAATCTACAGAACGAGGCGATCAATTGTTTACTGAAATACCACATGAAGAATCCGAAACGGAGAAATTAAACGAAGCAACAAGTGTTGAATTCTTAGAAACACAAAGTACTACGTCACAGAGTATCGATAAAActaatgaacaaaaatatcCAACAACAGCCTCTGGTAGTCAATTTGATATTACTACAATTTCAGCGATACTTTCCCAGAAGGATACACCAAGTGATGAAAAACCCGTTAATTTAGatgaaaaaacaacaatttcacCCGTCCCGAACATAATGCAAAATGAAGAACGTATTACCATGATTCCAGAAGATGCAGAGAAGCCGACATCCTACTTTGATTCAAACATACCGATCACAACTGAAAAATCTCATGACTTAGCTGACATTCCAGTTGAAACCAAGATACCTGCTGAAGATAGTAGAACAACCAAACTCCCAACATCTGAAATTGCTTACGAACCCACTACAGTTACTCCTGTAATAACTTCTACTCCGGATGATGTTTACAAATCCACTTCCTCCGTCACGACCAAACCAATAACCTCAAAACCTATAATACCTAGTGACTTACAACCCACAGAAGACGTTCCAACACCTGAATTCCCTCAGACTGGCTATGATCAGGAACCAGATTATGGAGAAGAAGATCAAGCATTCGGACCTGGCACCTGTCGTTATGGAGGAAAAGTTTACGTTTCGGCTCAACAAATACCTCGGGACGACCCATGCGACTTTTGTTTCTGCTTTAGAAGTGACATCATTTGTTTACAACAAAGTTGCCCTCCCCCTATTCATGGATGTCATGAGGAACCAATTCAAGGCTTCTGCTGTCCTCGCTATGAGTGTCCCGTGTCCATGGCGACCACTGTCAATGTAACTACAACGACTACAACCACAACTACCACTCTTCCTCCACATTTCCTACCTCATGCATATAAGGGTACTGCGCAAAGAAAAGGCTGCCATATTCAAGGTCGTACGTACAAAGTTGGAGAAGTAGTGCGAGCATCTTCAGGACCTTGCCTACATTGCac ATGCGGAGGTGACGGTCAAATGAAATGTGATCCAAAAGCATGCACACCTGAACCGATGCTGCGGCAAATGATAGCAGCCGCAGTGTCAGCTCGACGAAGgagatga